In Brevibacillus brevis, a genomic segment contains:
- a CDS encoding MgtC/SapB family protein produces the protein MTYDFLMKLGIALFLGLLIGVDRQLKHKPLGVKTSMVISVASCLITIVSIESVHRFSLPGHTNMDPLRLAAQIVSGVGFLGAGVILRRSNDVISGLTTASMVWAASGLGIAVGAGFYFEAVTATILIILAINLFPLILRWIGPRSLRQRDLSVKIVVDGTGDLDDVFKQIKHLNLQVKRVKVKDVDNGQQKLEMMIIASEDTYTTDIYTSVKSVDHVISVEVESR, from the coding sequence ATGACGTACGACTTTTTGATGAAGCTGGGCATCGCCCTCTTTTTGGGATTGCTGATCGGGGTAGACAGGCAGCTCAAGCACAAGCCGCTCGGCGTAAAGACGAGCATGGTCATTTCCGTGGCGAGCTGCCTGATCACGATCGTATCGATAGAATCCGTACACCGGTTTTCCTTGCCGGGACACACCAATATGGATCCGCTCCGGCTGGCCGCGCAGATCGTCAGCGGGGTCGGTTTTCTCGGAGCAGGCGTGATCCTGCGCAGAAGCAACGACGTCATTTCCGGGTTGACCACGGCCTCCATGGTATGGGCGGCTTCCGGGCTGGGGATTGCCGTCGGGGCCGGTTTTTACTTCGAGGCAGTCACCGCTACCATCCTCATCATTTTGGCGATCAACCTGTTCCCGCTGATCCTCAGGTGGATCGGACCGCGGTCGCTGCGCCAGCGGGACTTGTCTGTCAAGATCGTGGTCGACGGAACCGGAGATCTGGATGATGTGTTCAAGCAAATCAAGCACTTGAATTTGCAGGTCAAACGAGTGAAGGTCAAGGACGTGGACAATGGACAGCAGAAGCTGGAGATGATGATCATCGCTTCCGAGGACACGTATACGACAGATATATACACCTCTGTCAAATCGGTGGACCACGTGATTTCCGTCGAGGTGGAGAGCCGCTAG
- a CDS encoding MATE family efflux transporter produces the protein MKETLSLREKWRQFLIVLLPILISQLALFSMTFFDTIMSGHASPTDLAGVAIGSSLWTPVQSGLTGILMAVTPMVAQMIGAGRRDRVPFTVMQAMYVALAIALVVMAVGALGLNPVLHLMELEPSVHDIARDFLHAIAIGIIPLFLYTVIRCFIDALGETRVTMIITLFSLPINVFLNYVLIFGNLGFPRLGGVGAGYASAITYWCILLISLFVIRRVHPFVEYGLLEKFYRISMEAWKELLKLGLPIGLSIFFEVSIFAAVTLFMSEYSTITIAAHQAAMNFASFIYMVPMSISMALTILVGFEVGAKRYHDARRYSFLGIGIALVLALLFGIGLLFFNEQVAGFYTTDLDVLRLTQHFLMYSILFLISDAVAAPIQGVLRGYKDVTVPFVVALVSYWVIGLPLGYVLAQYTSLEAFGYWIGLISGLAAGAIFLFGRLLGLQKKMIRIQDSQ, from the coding sequence ATGAAAGAAACCCTTTCGTTACGTGAAAAATGGCGGCAATTCCTCATCGTGCTCTTGCCGATATTGATTTCGCAGCTGGCACTATTCTCTATGACGTTCTTCGATACGATCATGTCTGGGCATGCGAGCCCGACCGATTTGGCCGGGGTGGCGATCGGCTCCAGCCTCTGGACGCCCGTACAGTCAGGCTTGACGGGAATTCTGATGGCCGTTACACCGATGGTCGCGCAAATGATTGGAGCAGGCCGCAGGGACCGGGTTCCGTTTACGGTCATGCAGGCGATGTACGTAGCCTTGGCGATTGCCCTTGTGGTAATGGCTGTCGGGGCCCTGGGGCTGAATCCGGTTCTCCATTTGATGGAGCTGGAGCCGAGCGTGCATGACATCGCACGCGATTTTTTGCATGCCATCGCCATCGGGATCATTCCGTTGTTTTTGTACACGGTCATTCGCTGCTTTATCGATGCGCTCGGGGAGACCCGCGTGACCATGATCATCACGCTGTTTTCTCTTCCAATCAACGTGTTTCTGAACTACGTGCTCATCTTCGGAAATCTGGGCTTCCCTCGGCTCGGCGGAGTAGGGGCGGGGTATGCCTCGGCGATCACGTACTGGTGCATTTTGCTTATCAGCCTGTTCGTCATACGGCGTGTGCATCCCTTTGTCGAGTACGGACTGCTTGAGAAGTTTTACCGCATTTCCATGGAGGCCTGGAAGGAGCTGCTCAAGCTGGGGCTGCCCATCGGCTTGTCGATCTTTTTCGAGGTCAGCATTTTCGCGGCGGTGACGCTGTTTATGAGCGAGTACAGCACGATTACGATCGCGGCCCACCAGGCTGCGATGAACTTCGCGTCGTTCATTTACATGGTGCCGATGAGCATTTCGATGGCGCTCACCATTTTGGTCGGCTTTGAGGTAGGGGCCAAGCGGTACCACGACGCCCGGCGATACAGCTTCCTGGGGATCGGCATTGCACTCGTTTTGGCGCTGCTGTTCGGGATAGGGCTGCTCTTTTTCAACGAACAGGTAGCCGGATTTTACACGACGGATCTGGATGTGCTGCGCTTGACCCAGCATTTCCTGATGTACTCCATCCTGTTCCTCATCTCGGATGCAGTAGCGGCTCCGATCCAGGGGGTCCTGCGAGGCTATAAGGATGTGACTGTCCCCTTCGTCGTAGCGCTCGTCTCGTACTGGGTGATCGGACTCCCGCTCGGATACGTCTTGGCGCAGTACACCTCCCTGGAGGCGTTCGGCTACTGGATTGGCCTCATCAGCGGACTGGCAGCCGGTGCGATCTTTTTGTTCGGGCGGTTGCTGGGACTGCAAAAGAAGATGATCAGAATCCAGGACTCACAGTAA
- the fumC gene encoding class II fumarate hydratase: protein MEYRIEKDTLGEMKVPADKLWGAQTQRSYQNFRIGGDRMPLEIIRMFAILKKSAATVNQKLGKLDPDKAEAIVAAADEVIAGKWDEHFPLVVWQTGSGTQSNMNVNEVIAHRANQLLEQKGSAARVHANDDVNKSQSSNDTFPTAMHMAGLAAIEDQVLPAIAVLRETLQKKSEAYMDIIKIGRTHLQDATPLTLGQEISGWVQMLAKSEKMIAQSAEHLRELAIGGTAVGTGINAHPRFGEMVADEISRLTNKKFVTAANKFHALTSHDELIFVHGALKALAADLMKIANDVRWLASGPRSGIGEIVIPANEPGSSIMPGKVNPTQSEAMTMVVCQVMGNDAAIGFAASQGNFELNVFKPVIIYNFLRSARLLSDAIHSFNDNCAVGIEPNLPVIQKNLNNSLMLVTALNPHIGYENAAAVAKLAHKEGLTLKEAAIKSNLLTEEQFDQIVRPEQMIHPKE from the coding sequence ATGGAATACAGAATCGAGAAGGACACCTTGGGAGAAATGAAGGTGCCCGCCGATAAACTGTGGGGCGCCCAGACGCAGCGCAGCTATCAGAATTTCAGAATCGGCGGCGACCGAATGCCGCTGGAGATCATTCGAATGTTTGCCATCCTGAAAAAGAGTGCGGCGACGGTGAACCAGAAGCTGGGCAAGCTCGATCCGGACAAGGCCGAAGCGATCGTAGCGGCAGCCGATGAGGTCATCGCAGGAAAATGGGACGAGCATTTTCCGCTGGTCGTCTGGCAGACCGGGAGCGGGACGCAGTCCAACATGAATGTCAACGAAGTCATCGCACACCGCGCCAACCAGCTCCTGGAGCAAAAGGGCAGCGCCGCCCGAGTGCACGCCAATGACGACGTCAACAAGTCGCAGAGCTCCAACGACACGTTTCCCACAGCGATGCACATGGCGGGCCTTGCTGCCATCGAAGATCAAGTGTTGCCTGCGATTGCCGTCCTGAGGGAGACGCTTCAGAAAAAAAGCGAGGCGTATATGGACATCATCAAGATCGGCCGAACGCACCTGCAGGATGCAACGCCACTGACGCTGGGCCAGGAGATCAGCGGATGGGTGCAAATGCTGGCGAAAAGCGAAAAAATGATTGCCCAGAGCGCCGAGCATCTGCGGGAGCTGGCGATCGGAGGTACTGCCGTCGGCACCGGCATCAATGCGCATCCGCGCTTCGGGGAGATGGTCGCCGACGAAATCAGCAGACTCACGAACAAGAAATTCGTGACAGCCGCCAACAAGTTCCATGCCTTGACCAGCCATGACGAGCTCATATTTGTCCACGGGGCTTTGAAGGCGCTGGCCGCCGACCTGATGAAGATCGCCAACGACGTCAGATGGCTGGCGAGCGGACCGCGCAGCGGCATCGGAGAGATCGTCATCCCTGCCAACGAGCCGGGCAGCTCGATCATGCCGGGCAAAGTGAACCCGACCCAGAGCGAAGCCATGACGATGGTCGTCTGCCAGGTCATGGGCAACGACGCGGCGATCGGCTTCGCCGCAAGCCAGGGCAATTTCGAGCTGAACGTCTTCAAGCCGGTCATCATCTACAACTTCCTGCGCTCGGCCAGACTCTTGTCGGACGCCATACACTCTTTCAACGACAACTGCGCAGTCGGCATCGAGCCCAACCTGCCGGTCATCCAGAAAAACCTGAACAACTCCCTGATGCTCGTCACCGCCCTCAATCCGCATATCGGCTACGAAAACGCCGCGGCCGTCGCCAAGCTCGCCCACAAGGAAGGCCTCACCCTCAAAGAAGCCGCCATCAAAAGCAACCTGCTGACGGAAGAACAATTCGACCAAATCGTCCGCCCCGAGCAGATGATCCACCCGAAAGAGTAG